TCTCAAAAggggggtttatatatatatatatatatatatatatatatatatatatatatagatatatatatatatatatatatatatacatatatatatagatatatatatatagatatatatatatatatatatatatataatatatatatatatatatatatatatatatataatatatatatatatatatatatatatatatatatataatatatatatatatatatatatatatatagatataatatatactatatatatatagatatattatatatatatatatatattatatatatagatatatatatatatataatatatatatatatagatatgatatatatatagatattaattagataagtatatatatataagatatatagagatatatatctatatatatatatatatatatatatatatatatattatatatatatatatatatatatctatatattatatatatatatatatatttatctatatatatatatatatataatatatatatatataatatatatatatatatatatatataaatatatatatatattagtacagtggatcccccatattcgcgttcttctgattcgtggactcacatagtcgcggatttctctctggaacatttccccgcattattcatggaaaatttgcattttcgcggtatttttctaagagaaatatccacaaattcctgttttttttttctttttttttttgtcaatttcatcataaaatgcactttttgtgattaaacctattaaaaaaaccaagtataaaaaaatttgttgtgggtttttcttgagtttaaataacaaaataggatgttttcagcatttttataggggttccaactatttgcgggttctatcTATTCACGGagagggggggtctggtacgcatcccctgcgaatacagggggaccactgtatatataaagaaatagtaatagccacaatgccctctttactTCTCAAAATTGTCAGTAGGTTCTCAGAATCTTTTTTCGGAGAAATTAATCAAAGCGGTGGTTTCCAGTTTTCGCCAACTACCAATAATAGAAATGATAAAGATTTACCACCAGCAGATTTATTTTTGACAATCTTTTCATAATTTCAAGTTGAACAGAACACTCCCCCACTTGGGCCCCGCCCTCATACTGTCTGTCAAGGTATATATTGTCACCTAAAACCAAAACCCCCTTGGCTGTACATATATCAAAAGCAAAACAAGATATTTTGTAACCAACTAGgattcctttaatatccaaaacctatcatacataatatatgagcTACAACAGATTCTCTCATACTATGGTAATCATCCACAATAacaatattgataaaatattaagATGTGACAAATTGTCTCCATATAAGCAGCATaacaaattgttatttatttgagaTTTCGAGAACCTAGCTTAATTATTTTTAGCATcacctccaaaataatatacagaTATGGGTAAATTAAGACTGCATAGTAAACCACTTTCTTAattcatacagaattttaaaactttcttaATAAAATGTTGAAGCAAACCAGTTACACAATTCAAGAGGTTCTATATCATATGAAATGTTCTATGAAATAAGTGTTTTGGGGGAAAATATTACAATGTATTGATTTCGTTGGTAACAAATTTTCTCTAAATAACAGCAAAAACTCTGCTGGGGCAAGATCATGACATCTGTGAATGTAATTTACCCTTAGAACCAAATGTTTCATGATTTTTTGTGGCCCATTTGATGCTTCTGACGATCCTCTTCTGTTGTTCCATAATATTCTTCACAGGTCTTGCAAGGCACCATTCGCTCAAGAAAAACTTTCACTTCTCTCTTAATCCCAAAATATTTCCTCCACTTTGAAATCAACATCTCTTCATTGTGCACATGCTCTTCATGAGTTCTCTTCAGTATGGATTTTTGATTTTCATTCAAATTAGAGATATTCTGCTCTAGGCAACAAAGCTCGCTTTCTTTTTCctgaaaaatatgatttaaaaaatccCCCCACCTTGAACAATCAAAACCACACgaattacaattatatttttttccatctgggtTAATATTaacctcatttttcttttttaacttaacAACATATTCCATCTCTTCCTCATAACTTGCAACCTTGACCGTCTTTGCTGAGTGACTTCCTGCTTCTAGATGGTTAGACAAGCGATGATTTCTAAGATTTTCTCGACACCAAAATGACAAACCACAATCGTGACATATAAACCAGCTTTCTTTTTCATGTAGAATGATGTGGGAAACAAATGCCTGTCTTTCAAAGGACAGATGACATGCTGGGCACTTCAAAAACTCACTTTTGGACTTGAGGCTATCATCTCCGCTTTGACACAAATGTTCTGAAGTCCTCTCAGACTTTGCTTGATTGAGGTCTGCATATGCCTTACCTACAACATCcatatcttttatagtacttgtcACCGAGACAATATTTGCAGTTGTCTCATTGCCTTTCAAACATACCTCTTTCTTATCATTCTTCAATAAAGCACTTTCTTTCGAATTACTTTCACAGGTATTTGTGTCTACAGTTAATGAATTACCTATTTCATAATCCAGAATCTTTTGCGTAGCTGGGatttctttggaatttttcaTTAAGGAATCAATCAATTGGTCTGTACCTGAGAAACCGTCATTACCAAAATGTTTAGTAACCTGACTTTCACTTGGAGAACTGCAATTATACACATCTTTCCCAGGCTCTTCAAATGATAATTTTGGTTTAATATTGCTCACTACATCAAAAACATCCGTTCCATAAGTAACAGAACCTCGACTTGACTGACAATCcttttctaaatagaaattattatCTGACTGACACACAGTTAGCTGGTCATCaaaatctctttctttttctgtgttGGAAAGTGGcttgtaattttgttttacattatttgaatCTGCTAAAAAAATATCCTTTGGGAGTTTCCTTGGGCTTATCTCGTCAATACACTGTAGCAGGGCTGCCGTTTCCCAGCTTTTATTGTTTAGAGGCAGACTATAGGAAGCTGACTTTTGTAGTCTCTTGTGATCAACAAATTCTTTGAAATGACTTTCAAGGTGGCTAATAACTTCATCTAATATCTTGTAACTTTTCCCGCACAATCCGCAATAAATATACTCACCAGAAGGCATTAATACAACCCATTTTTGTAGCTTTCTTCGAACTAAATTTCTCAGTTTTTTGTCAAATCGTTTATGTTCTCTGTTGTGCTCCATAAACTCACACCGATGAAGGAAATACAAGCCACACAGCCGGCACTGAAATGTCCTTCCTAATACTTCACTGTTATGCTCATTGTGGACCACAAAAGATCTGGAACCGAAGATTTTACGGCAATAAGGACAGTAAAATTCCTTACTGGGTGCCTGCACATGGTTCTGAGAATCTGCTTCCCTTGAGAACTGATCAGCAGATGTAAGTGATGAAAGCTGCCTTTCCTTGTGCCATCGTTCATGTTTTTTGAGAGCCATGAGCGAAAGAAAGTACTGACCGCAAAATGGACACCTATGCATCAGCTCATTTTCATGTACTTTCATGTGAGTAACAAAGTCCATATAAGAATTGCACATTGAACCACAAAGCAagcattcataattattttcatcctctAACCAGCAATATTTTACATGATAATCTAATATTCTTTTCTTGATAAAAGATTTCAGACATTTGGGACACTTATATAAAAGTTTATTGTAACGCATTATATACCTTTTTTTCCAAATCAGCCTGaacttaaaatatgaaaaatattttcttcgtatTCCTTTGATAAATGCATAATCAATAAGCCTTGCTTGCTTATGGAAACAACTAAACTGACTTTGCATAGTTTCTCCACAATGCATAAATATGAgactatgaaaaatgcaatgcaACTAGTTTCTACTAGTTTCAGAAAAAGTGAAAGATCTATAACTTAATCTTAACCTATAGACAATAATTACAAAACTGATGGCTATTCTTTTGATAACCAAATCCAAATATTTAGCAATGTGATCATTTTTCTACATTTCACAACTTGACAAGCCTGTGCCTCCTTATAACATGCCACAATGGACTTAGGCACTGATTTTATACTATAGAGGAAAGTGCTTCAAGCAATGTGTGCGCTCTGTggttacatgaaaaaaaaatcatgttacaTAATTCATCCCTCACAGTTTGGTAAAGCATTCTCTAAACTGTTAAATATTTACTTACATTACCATGGGGTTTTCACAGATGCAGTAGGAAGTCTTCCAACAAAAGCAATTAAATCTCTCTCCATGTCTAAAATGAAACTAATTTTCCACACACATTATAACAATGAACTTGGTCTGAGATTTGCATACATATGGCACAGTATGTCAAATATACAAATGACACCACAGCACTAGAAAATAAAGCCATTACGTGTATGTATATTCACTGAAGATTAACAGAGTCGTTAAATTTGTTCACCACAAACCTTCACAAGTTTTACCGACACTTTTTATCATTTGAATGTATATGCATGAATAATGAAATTGTGAGAAAGGTTTCATACAGCTGCCTTATTAATCACATTAATACAAATCTATTTCTTTGGCTCAATATTCTACACTAAATATGGAATTGCCTTGACCAAAAACCATCCAATCCAGCAAAGTACCTGTTGAAAACAGAAAAAGATCAATGTCCATCAAACTTCCACAAATGGcattaagtatatatgtatatatttctgggcttgacctgtgtcggctggtgaaatgttcctatagcactcatttcaaggtataaataattgctaaatataccagagaaaagccataaggaatgctggagttactacccccagctcgctcacccttaaagggtgtcggtatagcacaggggcgagtggaagccactaccacagatacctTGCCAAATAGAAGTCTCccctctcaaaatccctctcCAGAGAGGTGCCAATACAACGACTGCCTTCCGCTCACTACTACTACCCCTCCCATAATGCCTCATTCCTGAATAGCACTCTTTCGTGTCTGCACGCGCCAGTTTTCGCTGTCTCCAGGAAGTGTTTTTCGCGAAGCATCATTTTGATCACTTTGGGGCTACGATGCACCCTTTTTTGACCGTTATTTTGGGTTTTGTGTTCCTGGGAGCCGGGGATGACGCTCTCTCGATCCGCCACTTTTGGGTGCATGTTTGGCGGCGTGCGCGATCATATAAATTTTTATCTCGTGTGTATTTTATTCACCGTTTAGCATTCCCCTGTATAGGCTTCTGTTTTCGTATTCTTTATCATCATTCTCGCTCCTGATGTATTCTGGGAGCCGTGTTTTTTATGGTTTGATCTTACGATTTTAGCCTAATATAGGGCCCATCTCACTCCTGACGTAACTGAGGCTTTGTTTTTTACAGTTTGACCTTACGTTATTAACCTTGTATAGACCTCTTTTTCGTCTTCTTCAGTCCCTCAGGAGCATGTTGGTTCCCTTTCGTGCGTACGGTGGTATGCTCTACGTTATGCGCAAGTATTGTATTCTGGCCCtctaggctagcctagcggtaTGCCAGTTGTTTTTAGAGGGAAGTTCCTCTTTTATTCGCGGTACTCATgcatgtataattttatttacttttcgatTATGATCTTGTGTTGCTAttgatgaggttggaagttctCAACGATGTCCTACCCTGGCCtatccgaccagacctaggctaggttttggaagatAGGCTAGGTGGGCTGTGTATATCTCACCACCCTTATTATCTCCTTGTACCGCCATCCCGACCAGGCAGAAATTTTGGCTTGGAGGGTTGCCCAGGACTAGAGAGTTTCTCTCTTGTTACGTATGTACGGGCTAGGCCTGTTTTACCTGACCAGATTGgtagattcgattttggagggttgagttgGGTTCTAGGTGTCCTCTCCGTGACATCCTTATAGGAGCaatcctagcctacctgaccggatctgtaccGATTTCAAAGGGTTAGGCTGGAATCTCTGCTGGGTGCGGTTTCGtcagtacttccaataattcctcatcgattaattttatgatttattttatgatttttgttaaGTGTAGCCTGGGCCATTGCTCCCTTTAGgatgtcagttggcctaccgtcttctgccccctttTGTGGTAGGCTAGTTACGGCTCCTCGAGAAGTGGTATCCACTGATCGGTTGccgtggccaggcgatcacgacccGTCCACTCTCCTCCTGACACCCCCCCCCGTCCCGGACTCATTCCGGCGCTGCCTTGTTAGCTCGCtgcccaagtaatcctaccgatgaacgacAGATAGAGTGTAGCACACGGGCCGGGGGATTAGTCGGAGATTGggggattagtagattatgtaatctctgttgATATGTCTCCGTGCCGGTGTTTTCTGGCgtggtgtggtctaccatcacacccgtTAGGAGGCTATACGCCGGATGTGACATACCTCTGTTCCGCTGCTCTGTTTTCCGTACCTCTCtagtgttatcgctgcttccccactccagtggggggcggaactaggcttagagatGCGTTTCTATTTGACTTGAAACTGCTACTCTTCTTCAGTGTGATCAGACTCAGGTTTGGGTTTTCCCCTTTATCCCTGTTCTGCTCGTTATCAGGTCAACCCACCGGTTATAGCTTttgtgataacgagattatggactccggagtaggcggagacattcagagcttaGTATTAAGAAATTTATTATGTAGCTTCTGTTGGTATTTCTCCGGGCTAATGTTTACTCCGGCGAAGTGTGGTGTACCATCACATGCTCCAGGATGTATACACAAGAGTTCTACGTACTGTTATTCCGCCACTCTGTTTTCTGTCTTCTATGTTATCGCTGCtgcccactccggtgggggcggaactgggctcAGAGAATGCGCTCCCAATTAGTTGGGTATTGCTACTCTTCTCCAATGCGATCAGATTCAGGCTTAAGGTCTGCCCCttttttccctgttctgctcgtatcaggcccacTCCGCCGGTTATAGCTTTGGTGATACCCTAAGTATGGATTCcagagcaggcggagacatccaaAGCTTTATCaataacaagtaagttgaagattataGTCGATATTACCTTTAACTGGTTAAGTAACTGGTTTAAGTATACTCATACCACCAGAATTAACTCCGGCAGCATTATTtcacgatactcatgtatcttttcaacttacagatggttcaCTGCCAGGAGGTAGGCTGCCCAGCCATCCTGTATAAGccgtatgggcatgaggtctgccggtctcATGCCAGCTGTGCCATCCACTTGGAGGGAAtcatggtctggcacccggaagcctgtaTGGTGTGTTATGGCCTGGTTAGAATCGTTTCAGATGAATCGGTGGGTAGCATCCTCGTCTCATTGTTACTCTGAATTCTATGTGACATGTATCGGTGTGAATAGTCAATATAGATAAGTAGAAAAGTCCCCAACATTGGGGATCCTGAATTGATTATCTCTTACAGGTTAATCTGGCGCTCAAGGACTCCTCGATGTTGacccttaaggcctgggtaggggggtttgggaggaacGTGCGAGCCGGCCAACCCTACGTGCTGTCGGAGGAGATGTGCTCCCTCCTTTACCCAAATGCCAAGGTTTCGGCAGCAGTGCCGGTGGACGTAGAGGCTCCCATCATTGAGCGGATCCGCCAGGAGACCCAAGCCCCCCAGGAGGACCAAGAAGGCTTGTGCGTTGATGTAACAgaggaggtggcggccatcagcctgcaCCGGGAGCCCATGGCCATCGAGGATCAGGAGGAAGGTAGGGAtttaagtgaggcaggtagtcgtgAGGCTGACGTTCCTTCTTTCAACtccactccttcttcttcttcctttcagggcttccCTGCGAAGTCCAAGACCTTTTGGGATAGGTCGGGCTCGGTGATCCCAAAGGTGAAAACCTTGAAGGCGAGGTCTCTGCCGAAGGCGGTTAGACCAAccaagccttcgacttcctcgGCTAGAGCTACTCCCCCTTTGTCACTCTTCTTATGCAGAAGATGAGCGAGGTAGTGGACTCGAGACTCCAATCGGTGTCCACTCAACTCGCCTCAGGTCTAGAGATATCCGGACAGTCCATTACGTCTCTAACCCAAAGATTAcaggcccaggaggaattggtgtcCGGATTCCTCCAGTCCGGTAACACACCGTGGTCCTTTGCGGTGCCGGATGCATCTAAGCTCCCGCCATTCGAGAATAGCAACCCGTGGCGGTTGGCCTTCCATGCCCCGTTCTCAGAGGGCAAGCTTACAATTGAgggttgcggaacccgacccgTGGAAGACTATGAATTCTTCCCGGCGggcctacaattccccttccAGGCTATGCTAGACTAGCCAAGGAAGCATTGGTCAAGGTAGataaggtcccgaaagagacagtTATCTACCATAGGGATCAGGctcagtcggcatgggtccgcacccttacgGAATGGGAAtgcgtcaacaccaagttgacgcCCCCACAAAGGTTGCTACACTATGTTTGTAGTACTGGAGAACGTCCCGATCCCTTGCACGTCAAAAGttgcagaattgacactgcaagccggAATGGAGGACAAGCCCATGCCTCAGCTAAGAGAGACGGAGTCTACCTCCTTGCTCTTCTCCGGAGATATGGAGTGTTGGGCCGGCGCTCCGGCAACGTTCACGGTAGGGAAACTTGACCtggagtgtgcctccacacaattcagtgaacgtttgcctagaattccggatAGTATGATTAAGG
The sequence above is a segment of the Macrobrachium nipponense isolate FS-2020 chromosome 2, ASM1510439v2, whole genome shotgun sequence genome. Coding sequences within it:
- the LOC135221152 gene encoding zinc finger protein 629-like; protein product: MRYNKLLYKCPKCLKSFIKKRILDYHVKYCWLEDENNYECLLCGSMCNSYMDFVTHMKVHENELMHRCPFCGQYFLSLMALKKHERWHKERQLSSLTSADQFSREADSQNHVQAPSKEFYCPYCRKIFGSRSFVVHNEHNSEVLGRTFQCRLCGLYFLHRCEFMEHNREHKRFDKKLRNLVRRKLQKWVVLMPSGEYIYCGLCGKSYKILDEVISHLESHFKEFVDHKRLQKSASYSLPLNNKSWETAALLQCIDEISPRKLPKDIFLADSNNVKQNYKPLSNTEKERDFDDQLTVCQSDNNFYLEKDCQSSRGSVTYGTDVFDVVSNIKPKLSFEEPGKDVYNCSSPSESQVTKHFGNDGFSGTDQLIDSLMKNSKEIPATQKILDYEIGNSLTVDTNTCESNSKESALLKNDKKEVCLKGNETTANIVSVTSTIKDMDVVGKAYADLNQAKSERTSEHLCQSGDDSLKSKSEFLKCPACHLSFERQAFVSHIILHEKESWFICHDCGLSFWCRENLRNHRLSNHLEAGSHSAKTVKVASYEEEMEYVVKLKKKNEVNINPDGKKYNCNSCGFDCSRWGDFLNHIFQEKESELCCLEQNISNLNENQKSILKRTHEEHVHNEEMLISKWRKYFGIKREVKVFLERMVPCKTCEEYYGTTEEDRQKHQMGHKKS